In a genomic window of Enterobacter asburiae:
- a CDS encoding MFS transporter produces MALTHANNTLKAPDPVKASAHIRVILALALSGLAELASLFFIQPLLPTLAVEYNVPVSQVSIILSAETALLAIGLLFTGTLSDHYGRKRLIIVSLLLGGILTLLCPLVESWAMLVALRAVIGLALSGIAAAATAYISEEVAPVAAGIVTGYFVFGNSMGGMSGRIVASQLIDHVSINVIFYGFAVSLIAVAILVKFLLPESKNFTPTQSLNVMRMVKGAASHFKNKNLALAFVISFIIFGAFTSLYNYLAFFLKGEPFHISPANAGLLSFSFALSFFTAPQAGRLSAKYGAMKVLRVLFLIMAIGMLLTLTSNVVTFIVGAVIFTGCFFGCHSIGLSWVSKNATHARGQAVALYLFFYYMGGSVIGFINGFVFHSMGWQGMTGFILALLGVGVVVATYLASGNKPVLVPAQSAE; encoded by the coding sequence ATGGCGTTAACGCATGCTAACAATACCCTGAAAGCTCCCGATCCGGTAAAAGCCAGCGCGCATATTCGCGTGATTCTGGCGCTGGCATTATCCGGGCTTGCGGAACTTGCTTCGTTGTTTTTTATTCAGCCACTGCTCCCGACGCTTGCTGTGGAATATAATGTTCCGGTCAGCCAGGTGAGTATTATCTTATCCGCAGAAACGGCATTGCTGGCAATTGGGCTGCTATTTACCGGAACGTTATCCGACCACTATGGCAGGAAGCGGTTAATTATCGTCTCCCTCCTGCTGGGCGGCATTCTGACGCTGCTCTGCCCGCTGGTGGAATCCTGGGCGATGCTGGTGGCGCTGCGTGCGGTGATTGGTCTGGCGCTGAGCGGCATCGCGGCGGCGGCCACCGCCTACATCAGTGAAGAGGTCGCCCCGGTGGCGGCTGGCATCGTGACGGGCTATTTTGTCTTCGGTAACTCGATGGGTGGCATGTCCGGGCGTATTGTTGCCAGCCAGCTTATCGATCACGTTTCCATCAATGTCATCTTTTACGGGTTTGCGGTCAGTCTGATTGCAGTTGCCATTCTGGTGAAGTTCCTGCTGCCAGAATCGAAGAACTTCACGCCTACGCAGAGTCTGAACGTGATGCGCATGGTAAAAGGGGCGGCATCGCATTTCAAAAACAAAAATCTGGCGCTGGCATTTGTTATCAGCTTCATAATTTTCGGCGCATTTACCTCACTTTATAACTATCTGGCCTTCTTCCTGAAAGGCGAGCCGTTCCATATTTCACCGGCAAACGCGGGTCTGCTCTCCTTTAGCTTCGCCCTGAGCTTCTTTACGGCTCCGCAGGCAGGTCGCTTATCGGCGAAATATGGCGCTATGAAAGTCTTGCGCGTGTTGTTCCTGATCATGGCGATCGGCATGCTGCTGACACTCACGTCGAATGTGGTGACCTTTATCGTTGGTGCCGTGATTTTTACCGGCTGTTTCTTCGGCTGCCACTCTATCGGTTTAAGCTGGGTCAGTAAAAACGCAACGCATGCAAGAGGCCAGGCCGTCGCGCTCTATTTATTCTTCTACTACATGGGCGGTTCGGTTATTGGTTTTATTAACGGTTTTGTTTTCCATTCGATGGGCTGGCAGGGGATGACTGGATTTATTCTGGCATTGCTTGGGGTTGGCGTCGTGGTGGCGACGTATCTGGCATCCGGTAATAAACCGGTACTGGTACCCGCCCAGTCCGCAGAATAA
- a CDS encoding LysR family transcriptional regulator: MQHELQGIQAFVKIAEIGCFTKASQFLHISQPALTRRIQKLEESLGTTLFERSTRSVKLTTVGREFLPKAKNLIDFYESAILSIKEMATHQAGVITVSCIPTAAFYFLPSVIRDYNNDYPNIRIRILEHSASDCLEAVLNGDADFGINMINVTHPNIDFAPLVNEPFVLACRRDNELAKKPLVTWDDLAGMKLIGVRRSSGNRSLIDQAFEKMAWKPNWFYEVRHLSTSLGMVEAGLGVSVVPSLAMPTDEHHVLVSRPLIEPVIRRTLGLVQRRETPLSPAAEKFREMLVQLWSGENNSPWISKFTQ, from the coding sequence ATGCAGCATGAATTACAGGGAATACAAGCGTTTGTAAAAATTGCAGAAATCGGATGTTTTACAAAAGCGTCGCAATTTCTTCATATTTCACAACCGGCTTTAACACGAAGAATTCAGAAACTGGAAGAGAGCCTGGGAACCACGCTGTTTGAACGGTCCACACGCAGCGTCAAGCTCACAACCGTGGGAAGGGAGTTTTTACCTAAGGCTAAGAATTTAATAGATTTTTATGAAAGCGCGATCCTGAGTATTAAAGAGATGGCGACGCATCAGGCAGGGGTTATTACCGTTTCCTGTATCCCAACTGCCGCGTTCTATTTTCTGCCTTCAGTGATACGAGATTATAACAATGACTATCCAAACATCCGTATCCGTATACTTGAGCACAGTGCCAGCGATTGTCTCGAAGCGGTGTTAAATGGCGACGCAGATTTCGGCATAAATATGATAAACGTCACACATCCCAATATTGATTTTGCGCCGCTGGTGAATGAACCCTTTGTTCTGGCATGCCGACGAGACAATGAGCTGGCGAAGAAACCATTGGTGACATGGGACGATCTGGCAGGCATGAAGCTAATTGGCGTAAGGCGCTCCAGTGGGAACCGTTCGCTTATCGATCAGGCGTTCGAGAAAATGGCCTGGAAACCGAACTGGTTTTATGAAGTGCGTCATCTGTCAACGTCGCTGGGGATGGTAGAAGCGGGTCTTGGCGTGTCTGTCGTTCCCAGCCTGGCGATGCCGACCGACGAACATCATGTTCTTGTCAGCCGTCCGCTGATTGAACCCGTGATACGGCGTACGCTGGGGCTGGTCCAACGCCGTGAAACGCCGCTAAGCCCGGCTGCGGAAAAATTCAGAGAGATGCTTGTTCAACTTTGGTCTGGTGAAAACAACAGCCCCTGGATCAGCAAATTTACTCAGTAA
- the citD gene encoding citrate lyase acyl carrier protein, producing MKIVQAAMAGTLESSDLMVKVSPVESGLDVVIQSEVYKQFGDRITEVVNETLAAFNIEQGLVVIDDKGALDCVIRARVQAALLRGTAREDIAWETL from the coding sequence ATGAAAATTGTGCAAGCCGCGATGGCGGGAACGCTGGAGTCCAGCGACCTGATGGTTAAGGTCAGTCCCGTCGAGAGCGGGCTGGATGTGGTCATCCAGAGCGAAGTGTATAAGCAATTTGGCGACCGAATTACTGAGGTTGTCAATGAAACCCTGGCCGCGTTCAACATCGAGCAGGGGCTTGTCGTTATTGATGATAAAGGCGCGCTGGATTGCGTGATCCGCGCCCGCGTGCAGGCTGCTCTGCTCAGAGGTACAGCCCGGGAAGACATTGCATGGGAAACGTTATGA
- a CDS encoding 4-oxalomesaconate tautomerase — MLKIPCVLMRGGTSKGPVILASDLPAETEARDAVLLSLMGAGHELEIDGIGGGSPQTSKVAIVSPSDSPDADVDYLFAQVMVNERRVDTTPNCGNMLCAVGPFAIEKGLVKAQSPVTTVRIRNLNTGTLVDAEVQTPDYRVEYEGDTQIDGVPGTAAPVGLTFLNSAGSKTGKLLPTDSVINVFDGIEVTCIDMAMPMVLIEASALGKTGGESPAELDADTAFKARLENLRRQAGEAMGLGDVANKVIPKPVLLSRARNGGTLQVRYFMPHTCHKSLAITGSIGISTATLIEGSVAAKIVADRPKERFTNIIDIEHPSGKISVSLLRDGNNIENTRAAVIRTSRKLFEGVVCVPEKMLSEVD; from the coding sequence ATGTTAAAGATCCCTTGCGTATTAATGCGTGGCGGCACCTCAAAAGGCCCGGTCATTCTGGCCAGCGATCTGCCTGCGGAAACTGAAGCGCGTGACGCGGTTTTACTCAGCCTGATGGGCGCAGGCCACGAACTCGAAATTGACGGCATTGGCGGTGGAAGCCCGCAAACCAGTAAGGTGGCGATCGTCAGTCCGTCCGACAGTCCGGATGCTGATGTGGATTACTTATTCGCACAGGTGATGGTGAACGAGCGTCGCGTCGATACCACGCCAAACTGCGGCAATATGCTCTGTGCCGTGGGCCCCTTTGCCATTGAAAAAGGGCTGGTGAAGGCGCAAAGCCCGGTGACGACGGTGCGGATCCGCAATCTCAATACCGGAACGCTGGTCGACGCAGAAGTGCAAACGCCTGATTATCGGGTCGAGTATGAAGGTGATACCCAGATTGATGGTGTTCCGGGTACGGCCGCACCCGTTGGCTTAACCTTCCTGAATTCTGCGGGTTCAAAAACAGGGAAATTGCTGCCGACGGACAGCGTCATAAACGTATTCGACGGTATTGAGGTTACCTGTATTGATATGGCAATGCCGATGGTATTGATAGAGGCATCGGCCCTTGGGAAAACAGGAGGGGAGTCACCCGCGGAACTGGATGCCGATACGGCGTTTAAAGCAAGACTGGAAAACCTGCGTCGTCAGGCGGGCGAGGCGATGGGCTTAGGGGACGTGGCAAATAAAGTGATCCCTAAACCGGTTCTCCTGAGCCGGGCGCGTAACGGTGGAACGCTTCAGGTGCGGTATTTCATGCCACACACCTGTCATAAATCACTGGCCATTACTGGCTCGATTGGAATTTCGACCGCGACGCTTATTGAAGGCTCCGTCGCCGCTAAAATTGTCGCCGATCGACCAAAAGAGCGCTTTACCAATATTATTGATATTGAACACCCAAGTGGAAAAATATCCGTATCATTACTGAGGGACGGGAATAATATCGAAAACACCCGAGCCGCGGTAATTCGCACTTCCCGTAAGCTATTTGAGGGTGTTGTCTGCGTGCCTGAAAAAATGCTCTCTGAAGTTGATTAG
- the citC gene encoding [citrate (pro-3S)-lyase] ligase has product MYTDRTPEFEVIHAGNAQSREEVVRFLARNGLGIDDDIEQFIVARYQRHLVACTGIAGNTLKCIAVDPAWRGTSLSLTLIHEAELLAAQNGEHQLFLFTCPDNVKSFRGCGFYPLVTVENRASLMENTPVGIHRYCSQLRRHHFMPGKNIGAIVMNANPFTLGHQYLIEHAASRCDALHVFVVQEDVSAFSFKERFAMVRDGARHLPNVTVHPGSAYIISRGTFPGYFLKDKQVIDKTYAAIDLLLFRNYIAPALNINHRFVGTEPFCPLTAEYNRAMHRWLEEETSAAARINVHEIARRTDGNNVPVSASAVRRLLKENNIAAASRMVPATTRAFLNNGSLHQPCLSEPLTAAV; this is encoded by the coding sequence ATGTACACCGACAGAACACCCGAGTTTGAGGTTATTCACGCCGGTAACGCCCAGTCCCGGGAAGAGGTTGTCCGCTTCCTGGCCCGCAACGGTTTAGGCATTGATGATGATATTGAGCAATTTATTGTTGCGCGCTATCAACGCCATCTTGTCGCCTGTACCGGCATTGCGGGTAACACGCTGAAGTGCATTGCGGTGGATCCCGCGTGGCGGGGCACGTCGTTAAGCCTGACGTTAATTCATGAGGCCGAGCTGCTGGCGGCACAAAACGGTGAACATCAGCTCTTTCTTTTTACCTGTCCGGATAACGTGAAATCGTTTCGCGGATGCGGGTTTTATCCGCTGGTGACGGTCGAGAACCGTGCGTCATTAATGGAGAATACGCCGGTAGGTATTCATCGTTATTGCAGCCAGTTGCGCCGCCATCATTTCATGCCGGGGAAAAATATCGGCGCCATTGTGATGAACGCCAATCCGTTCACCCTCGGCCATCAATATCTAATTGAACATGCGGCAAGCCGGTGCGACGCGTTACATGTTTTCGTGGTCCAGGAAGATGTCTCCGCATTTTCGTTTAAAGAACGGTTCGCGATGGTCAGGGACGGGGCGCGTCACCTGCCAAACGTCACCGTTCATCCGGGGTCGGCATATATTATTTCGCGCGGCACTTTCCCGGGCTATTTCCTGAAAGATAAGCAGGTCATCGATAAAACCTACGCGGCCATTGATCTCCTGCTGTTCAGAAATTACATCGCCCCCGCGTTGAATATTAATCATCGTTTTGTGGGTACCGAGCCGTTTTGTCCGTTAACCGCCGAATATAACCGGGCGATGCACCGCTGGCTGGAAGAAGAGACGAGCGCGGCGGCCCGTATTAACGTACACGAAATAGCAAGAAGAACGGACGGTAATAATGTGCCGGTATCGGCTTCAGCCGTTCGTCGTTTATTAAAAGAAAACAACATCGCTGCCGCCAGCCGCATGGTGCCTGCCACCACGCGCGCGTTTCTGAATAACGGATCGCTGCATCAGCCCTGTTTATCCGAGCCGCTGACGGCAGCGGTTTAA
- a CDS encoding fumarylacetoacetate hydrolase family protein, translated as MKLASYIHQGRKSYGIYTPSGFIDLGNKIGHQYATLKDLLQWDAIDVARQYLDCPVDISPEEIIFLPVIEEPGKIFCVGMNYAEKRKEFAETNNAPTLFIRFPDSQTGHARPVIKPVLSSEFDYEGELAVIVGKPGSRIDVNNALSYVAGYSCYMDGSVRDWQHAWFTAGKNWTQTGAFGPYMTTADEIPDPHALTIHTWLNGMLVQNDSTGSMIHKVADLIAYISTFTSLSAGDVIITGSPGGVGKKRNPPLFMHDGDRVEVEIENIGRLVNTIVEAQPQPQALAV; from the coding sequence ATGAAATTAGCAAGCTATATTCATCAGGGCCGTAAAAGCTACGGGATTTATACGCCATCCGGCTTTATCGATTTGGGTAATAAAATCGGCCATCAATATGCGACATTGAAAGACCTTCTTCAGTGGGATGCGATAGACGTCGCCAGACAGTATCTCGATTGCCCGGTGGATATTAGTCCTGAAGAAATCATCTTTTTGCCCGTTATAGAAGAGCCCGGAAAGATTTTCTGCGTGGGTATGAATTACGCTGAAAAAAGAAAAGAGTTTGCTGAGACGAATAATGCCCCCACGCTGTTTATCCGTTTTCCTGATTCGCAAACCGGGCATGCGCGGCCGGTAATAAAACCGGTTCTCTCCAGCGAGTTCGATTACGAAGGCGAGCTGGCCGTGATCGTCGGTAAACCCGGCAGCCGGATTGACGTCAATAACGCGCTCAGCTATGTCGCGGGATACAGCTGCTATATGGACGGCTCCGTTCGCGACTGGCAGCACGCCTGGTTCACCGCCGGTAAAAACTGGACGCAAACCGGCGCCTTCGGCCCGTATATGACCACGGCGGACGAGATCCCCGATCCTCACGCGTTGACCATTCACACCTGGCTGAACGGTATGCTGGTCCAGAATGACTCCACCGGCAGCATGATCCACAAAGTGGCGGATCTTATCGCCTACATCAGCACGTTTACCTCCCTCAGCGCCGGCGACGTCATTATTACCGGTTCGCCGGGCGGGGTCGGCAAAAAGCGTAACCCGCCTCTGTTTATGCACGACGGCGATCGCGTTGAAGTGGAGATCGAAAACATTGGCCGACTGGTTAATACCATTGTGGAAGCTCAACCGCAGCCACAAGCGTTAGCTGTCTAA
- a CDS encoding helix-turn-helix domain-containing protein, giving the protein MTLKIGIVVFDGIIPFHLSVPYAVFEKALTPQGEPLCQLVVCATTPGALKTNAGFSIVVERGLDELAGMDMVIVPSWDSPEHAPAPDLLQALQKAHAAGSRIVGLCMGAFVVAAAGLLEHRPATTHWRWAADFQRLYPSVQMDKDVLYIDNGDVVTSAGTAASIDCCLHLVRQAWGAEVANSVARLLVVPPHRQGGQRQYVELPVQNTRRGDNFTDALAWATENLQLALTLDCVAEKACMSRRSFTRRFQQTTGESFSRWLLNQRIIVAQRYLEKTDQPVDDIAERVGFPSTTSLRRHFHKLLNTSPSRYRREFRGR; this is encoded by the coding sequence ATGACGCTTAAAATTGGTATTGTGGTATTTGATGGCATCATCCCTTTTCACCTTTCGGTGCCCTATGCCGTATTTGAGAAAGCGCTAACGCCACAAGGCGAGCCCCTTTGTCAGTTGGTCGTTTGCGCCACTACGCCCGGCGCACTTAAAACCAATGCCGGATTCTCTATCGTTGTCGAGCGTGGGCTTGATGAGCTGGCCGGAATGGATATGGTGATCGTCCCAAGCTGGGACAGTCCCGAGCATGCCCCGGCCCCCGATCTCCTGCAGGCCCTGCAAAAAGCACATGCCGCGGGTTCGCGTATTGTGGGTTTGTGTATGGGCGCGTTTGTGGTTGCCGCCGCCGGGTTACTGGAACATCGCCCTGCTACGACGCACTGGCGATGGGCGGCTGATTTTCAGCGCCTTTATCCCTCCGTGCAGATGGATAAAGACGTTCTTTATATCGATAATGGTGACGTTGTCACTTCTGCGGGCACGGCGGCCAGTATCGACTGTTGCCTGCATCTGGTGCGTCAGGCCTGGGGTGCGGAAGTGGCAAATAGCGTAGCGCGGTTGCTGGTGGTACCGCCCCATCGCCAGGGTGGACAACGTCAATACGTAGAACTGCCGGTTCAGAACACGCGTCGTGGAGATAACTTTACCGACGCGCTAGCCTGGGCGACGGAAAACCTCCAGCTTGCGCTCACGCTGGACTGCGTGGCGGAAAAGGCCTGCATGAGCCGTCGCAGCTTTACCCGGCGTTTTCAGCAAACCACCGGTGAGAGTTTTTCGCGCTGGCTGCTCAACCAGCGCATTATCGTCGCACAGCGCTATCTCGAAAAAACCGACCAGCCTGTGGATGACATTGCCGAGCGTGTCGGTTTTCCCTCAACAACGTCCTTGCGCCGTCACTTTCACAAGCTGCTTAACACCTCGCCATCTCGCTATCGTCGCGAGTTTCGCGGCCGATAG
- the citE gene encoding citrate (pro-3S)-lyase subunit beta, with protein MKKLRRSMLFIPGSSAAMLSTAFIYKPDSIMFDLEDAVALKEKDSARLLVFHALQHPMYNDIETVVRINPLNTPFGLKDLEAAVRAGVDVIRLPKTDTPEDIYQLEREIVRIEESCGRPVGSTKLMAAIESAVGVINAVAIAKSSDRLMGIALAAFDYVMDMQTERGDGTELFYARCAVLHAARGAGIDAFDVVYADVNDEVGFLKEVDLIRRMGFNGKSLINPRQIEILHNAYAPTQEEVDYAQRVIAAAEEGERNGLGVISLNGKMIDAPIINHARVVIERKNASGIRQ; from the coding sequence ATGAAAAAGTTACGCCGCAGTATGTTATTTATTCCCGGTTCAAGTGCCGCCATGCTGTCGACGGCATTTATCTATAAACCAGACTCAATTATGTTTGACCTGGAAGATGCCGTTGCGCTGAAAGAAAAAGACAGCGCGCGTCTTTTGGTATTTCACGCCCTGCAACACCCGATGTACAACGATATTGAAACCGTTGTCAGAATTAACCCGCTGAATACCCCTTTTGGCTTAAAGGATCTGGAAGCCGCCGTCAGGGCAGGGGTGGACGTTATTCGTCTGCCGAAAACCGATACTCCGGAAGATATTTATCAGCTCGAACGTGAAATCGTCCGCATTGAAGAAAGCTGCGGGCGTCCTGTTGGCTCAACGAAATTAATGGCGGCAATCGAATCCGCCGTCGGCGTCATTAATGCTGTCGCCATTGCGAAATCCTCCGACCGTTTAATGGGGATTGCGCTCGCCGCCTTTGACTACGTGATGGATATGCAAACTGAGCGGGGCGATGGGACCGAACTGTTCTATGCCCGCTGCGCCGTACTGCATGCCGCGCGCGGGGCAGGGATCGACGCTTTTGACGTGGTGTACGCCGACGTGAATGACGAGGTCGGTTTCCTGAAAGAAGTGGATCTCATCCGCAGGATGGGCTTCAACGGAAAATCGCTGATTAATCCGCGACAAATTGAAATTCTTCACAACGCCTACGCGCCCACGCAGGAAGAAGTGGATTACGCCCAGCGCGTGATTGCTGCCGCAGAAGAGGGAGAACGCAACGGACTGGGGGTGATTTCGCTGAACGGAAAAATGATCGATGCGCCAATCATCAACCATGCCCGCGTCGTTATCGAGCGCAAAAATGCCTCCGGCATTCGTCAGTAA
- a CDS encoding isochorismatase family protein — protein MKPFFRTALLIGMMSAFSTEATAQETTRMNTKTIRAMTGATATSSLSASQTALIVVDIQNEYYAGKDFRGQMVIPDGDKVLKNSQKLVSYAHQKGMPVYFVRHMGPKDSPLFAEGSLSAQFHKDLQPSAQDAIITKAIPSSFVGTDLDAQLKKKGIKKVIVIGLMTHMCISSTARDAVPLGYSVIIPDDATATRDLDDGQGGVVDHKTLQRAALAGVADVFAEVMTTKDVMALPVTK, from the coding sequence ATGAAACCATTTTTTCGTACAGCATTACTGATCGGCATGATGAGCGCATTTTCCACTGAGGCTACCGCACAGGAGACAACCCGCATGAATACCAAAACCATTCGTGCAATGACGGGCGCAACGGCGACTTCGTCTTTATCCGCCTCACAAACTGCGTTAATCGTGGTGGATATCCAAAACGAATATTACGCAGGTAAAGATTTTCGTGGTCAGATGGTGATCCCTGATGGTGATAAGGTACTGAAGAATAGTCAAAAGCTGGTTAGCTATGCCCACCAAAAGGGGATGCCGGTCTACTTCGTTCGTCATATGGGGCCGAAAGACAGTCCACTGTTTGCCGAGGGCTCTCTCTCTGCGCAGTTCCATAAAGATCTGCAGCCTTCTGCGCAAGACGCCATTATCACCAAAGCGATCCCGAGCTCTTTTGTTGGCACCGATCTGGATGCGCAATTAAAGAAAAAAGGGATTAAAAAGGTGATTGTGATTGGCCTGATGACGCATATGTGCATTTCGTCCACCGCGCGTGACGCTGTACCGCTGGGTTACAGCGTGATTATTCCTGACGATGCAACGGCAACACGCGATCTGGATGACGGTCAGGGTGGCGTGGTGGATCACAAAACGCTTCAGCGGGCGGCATTAGCCGGTGTGGCCGATGTATTTGCTGAGGTAATGACCACCAAAGACGTTATGGCACTGCCGGTCACAAAATAA